A genomic window from Melopsittacus undulatus isolate bMelUnd1 chromosome 7, bMelUnd1.mat.Z, whole genome shotgun sequence includes:
- the EMCN gene encoding endomucin yields MKLLGIAFFYLASLCVCTVGENVIEPSTASATVSASTSKSVTEALTASTSQATAFQASVLTTTAIRATDEPIASSSAPSAATATQQITQVATTQPPVKVTTTAAYKSDSTTNTTQANGTQLAQNESSDASSTKGWPSSSTEGWSFSSTTSLQKTTSAPGTSGLHVSSTTQSTSFYSPESTPENKKGTGSDNHYSSVILPVVITLIVITLSVFSLVSLYRICQKKTPERQENSTEQAQSDKEGVKLLSVKTTSSETGEHSSHGKNKTRQLFTSQQ; encoded by the exons aaaatgttattGAGCCCAGTACTGCCAGTGCAACTGTTTCTGCCTCAACATCAAAATCTG TAACAGAAGCTTTAACTGCATCAACTTCACAAGCAACAGCATTTCAAGCATCAGTGCTGACAACAACTGCAATCAGAGCTACAGATGAGCCTATCGCAAGTA GCTCTGCGCCTTCTGCAGCTACTGCTACACAACAAATAACACAAGTTGCAACAACACAACCACCAGTAAAAGTGACCACTACAGCAGCATATAAAAGTGACAGCACAACAAACA CTACACAAGCAAATGGAACACAGTTGGCACAAAATGAGAGTTCAGATGCTTCATCCACTAAGGGATGGCCTTCTTCATCCACTGAGGGGTGGTCCTTTTCGTCTACAACCTCTCTACAAAAAACCACTTCTGCTCCTGGAACCTCAG GCCTTCACGTGAGCTCAACAACACAATCAACAA GTTTTTACAGTCCTGAAAGCACTCCTGAAAACAAGAAAGGGACAGGGAGTGACAACCACTATTCTA GCGTTATCTTGCCAGTCGTCATCACCTTGATAGTTATTACCCTCTCTGTCTTCTCCCTGGTGTCTTTGTACAGAATATGCCAGAAGAAAACTCCAG aGAGACAAGAGAACAGCACTGAACA AGCCCAGTCAGATAAAGAAGGAGTGAAACTTCTTTCTGTGAAGACCACTTCTTCTGAGACTG gCGAGCACTCATCTCATGGGAAGAATAAAACTCGGCAACTCTTCACATCTCAACAATAA